In Entomomonas moraniae, one DNA window encodes the following:
- a CDS encoding fimbria/pilus outer membrane usher protein, with amino-acid sequence MKSFVKVKCYKTLYQSLSISVFFIVYSSSPLAEDKVVSSTKNYSFDDSLLKGSTFNLGNLNNFNQGTKVDPGSYKVDLYINNLFIKTTEVTFIKDTATNKIEPCFSLDELLALGIKKSSIDTPSNTNKQNCLVLDYAVKGASSNFIYSEFKLQLHIPQILLNTLPRGYVSPEALNEGIPVAFVNYNASQYHVSYKGNSNLKNVDSTYINMNIGANLGLWRYRQQTFFTKQSHMGSDIKTTNRYVQRAILPLQSELLIGESFTTGQYFSGIGYRGISLKSDDRMLPDSQRGYAPTIRGIAKTNANVVIRQGRNIIYQMTVPPGPFEINDLYATNYAGDLDVTVNEADGTVNSFTVPYSAVPDSLRPGVSRYDVTIGETRFVGDKDKFIDATYRRGISNSITLNTGFRTADGYQAILLGGVYSNDLGAFGVTTTFSRAKILGKTETGWMSRLSYSRTFDPTNTTLTIANYRYSTSGYRDLNDTLGLRKAYKTNTEWDSSTYMQRSRFDVSINQSLGNYGNLFINGAIQDYYGNRKRDKQLQASYSKSFSNGLAVNFSVTRSQYGSYNTGVSYLDNYNIYQQYNIPKKSQTTTMVTLSMPLGYGNNAPSLSTSITKDSESGADFQTSLNGTLGEKQNSSYGVSYSTNDRDHIDTWNASFQTRLPVATASVSAANSDNYWQVSQGLQGSVVLHEGGITLGPYLGETFGIVEAKGAEGAEVIGGQGAKINRFGYAVIPYLAPYRYNNVLLSPEGMNSYAELVSNQKQVAPYAGAAVKVKFNTTLGYPVLFTFDQTDKDIPMGATVYDVNGKNVGMVGQGKQAYTRLEELNSRLTVRWGDKKSQQCQVDYNLNGQDINQYLIILNVPCI; translated from the coding sequence ATGAAGAGCTTTGTTAAAGTAAAGTGCTATAAAACACTGTATCAGTCATTATCTATTTCAGTGTTTTTTATAGTTTATAGTTCTTCGCCACTTGCAGAAGATAAGGTAGTATCGTCCACAAAAAATTATTCTTTCGATGATTCCTTATTAAAAGGTTCAACATTTAACCTAGGTAATTTAAACAATTTTAATCAAGGAACAAAAGTTGACCCCGGTAGTTATAAGGTTGACTTATATATTAACAATCTATTCATAAAAACAACCGAAGTAACATTTATAAAAGATACAGCAACAAACAAAATAGAGCCTTGTTTTTCGTTAGATGAACTACTAGCGCTAGGTATTAAAAAATCATCCATTGATACTCCGTCGAATACAAATAAACAGAACTGTTTGGTTCTCGACTATGCTGTAAAAGGGGCAAGCTCTAACTTTATTTATTCAGAGTTTAAACTACAATTGCATATCCCTCAAATCTTACTTAACACCTTACCCCGAGGATATGTTAGCCCAGAGGCTTTAAACGAAGGGATTCCTGTTGCATTTGTTAATTATAATGCCAGTCAATATCACGTTAGTTATAAAGGGAATTCTAACCTAAAAAATGTTGATTCAACTTATATCAATATGAATATAGGCGCGAATTTAGGGTTATGGCGCTATAGACAACAAACTTTTTTTACTAAACAAAGCCACATGGGGAGTGATATAAAAACAACCAACCGCTATGTTCAACGTGCAATTTTACCATTACAAAGTGAATTGTTGATAGGTGAAAGCTTTACGACAGGGCAGTACTTCTCGGGCATCGGTTATAGAGGTATTTCATTAAAATCAGATGACCGCATGTTACCAGACTCACAACGTGGTTATGCTCCAACTATCCGCGGGATTGCTAAAACAAATGCTAATGTAGTTATTCGGCAAGGTAGAAATATCATTTACCAAATGACAGTACCTCCCGGTCCTTTTGAAATTAATGATCTTTATGCAACCAACTATGCAGGAGACTTGGACGTTACCGTAAACGAAGCAGACGGGACTGTTAATAGTTTCACAGTTCCTTACTCAGCAGTTCCAGACTCATTAAGACCTGGTGTTAGTCGCTACGATGTGACTATTGGTGAAACTCGCTTCGTTGGCGATAAAGATAAATTTATTGATGCTACTTATAGACGAGGGATCAGTAACTCCATCACTCTCAATACTGGTTTTAGAACCGCTGATGGTTATCAAGCGATTTTATTAGGTGGTGTTTACTCTAATGACCTGGGAGCCTTTGGCGTAACAACCACATTCTCACGCGCCAAAATATTAGGAAAAACAGAAACAGGCTGGATGTCTCGACTCTCTTATAGTCGTACTTTTGACCCGACCAACACAACATTGACTATCGCAAATTATCGCTATTCTACGTCGGGATACAGGGACTTAAATGATACATTAGGTTTAAGAAAAGCATACAAGACCAACACTGAATGGGACTCCTCAACTTATATGCAACGGTCACGTTTTGATGTATCGATTAATCAAAGCCTAGGAAATTATGGTAATCTATTTATTAATGGTGCTATTCAAGATTATTATGGCAATCGTAAACGTGACAAACAATTACAAGCCAGTTATTCCAAATCATTTAGTAATGGCTTAGCGGTTAATTTTTCTGTTACACGCAGTCAATATGGTTCTTATAACACTGGGGTAAGCTATCTTGACAACTACAATATATACCAGCAGTACAACATTCCAAAGAAATCTCAAACAACAACGATGGTTACCTTATCAATGCCTTTAGGTTATGGAAATAATGCTCCGTCATTGAGTACTTCCATAACAAAAGACTCTGAGTCTGGTGCCGATTTCCAAACATCATTAAATGGTACATTAGGCGAAAAACAAAACTCTAGTTATGGCGTGAGCTATTCTACGAATGATAGAGACCATATTGACACATGGAATGCTTCTTTCCAAACTCGCTTACCTGTCGCAACAGCATCTGTTTCAGCAGCAAATTCCGATAATTACTGGCAAGTTTCTCAAGGACTGCAAGGCTCTGTAGTACTTCATGAGGGTGGTATTACCTTAGGTCCTTACTTGGGAGAAACTTTTGGTATTGTTGAAGCAAAAGGTGCAGAAGGTGCAGAAGTTATTGGTGGACAAGGAGCAAAGATTAATCGATTTGGATATGCTGTAATCCCCTATTTAGCCCCTTATCGCTATAATAATGTGTTACTCTCACCGGAAGGCATGAACTCTTATGCTGAATTAGTCAGTAATCAGAAACAAGTTGCACCCTATGCAGGAGCAGCAGTTAAAGTCAAATTTAATACAACACTAGGCTATCCCGTTTTATTCACTTTTGACCAAACTGATAAAGATATTCCTATGGGAGCAACAGTCTATGACGTCAATGGGAAGAACGTAGGAATGGTAGGCCAAGGCAAACAAGCTTACACTAGACTTGAAGAACTAAACAGCAGACTAACTGTACGCTGGGGAGATAAAAAATCTCAACAATGCCAAGTCGATTACAATTTAAATGGACAAGACATCAACCAATATTTAATCATACTCAATGTACCTTGTATATGA